From the Micromonospora lupini genome, one window contains:
- a CDS encoding bifunctional [glutamine synthetase] adenylyltransferase/[glutamine synthetase]-adenylyl-L-tyrosine phosphorylase translates to MSRPTRAPGRLARYGFGVADGDGGARAADLLGPDGLGLWQPVEQEPVDETAAELLAALSRAADPDLALRQLHRIVEAEGRARAAGTASGGTTAGTAAGTTAGTAARTTGGTSAGTAAGTTAGTAAGTSAGTIGGSRLIAELHADPGLRRRLIAVLGASSALGDHLVANPEHCLALRTAPDGLAPIAEGRLEPDGDGNPVAVLRTAYRLALLRIAAADLTGGRALEQTMAALSALADATLAAAYEIAVDELAEGTERPRLAVVAMGKCGGGELNYVSDVDVIFVAAEDADLPAATVVAARLINICGLVAWPVDAALRPEGNRGPLVRTLASHLAYYRRWARTWEFQALLKARPAAGDLPVAQEWIDQLAPLVWRAAERPEAVEDVRAMRRRIIDHIPPKELEREIKRGPGGLRDIEFAVQLLQLVHGRGDETLRPPGTIPALRALVAGGYVGRADGEALLRGYRFLRTVEHRLQLQGLRRTHTVPTEPSALRWLAAALGYTATPGRSAVESFRAEWVTHATEVRRLHAKLLYRPLLESVARVPADGLRLTPEAARHRLEILGFADPAGALRHLQALTGGVSRTAAIQRTLLPVLLSEFADAPEPDRGLLNYRKVSDKLGSTPWYLRLLRDGGPVARRLARVLALSRYVADLLARDPEALRLLAEENELAPRPREILREGFLAAAARHTDPVEATRAVRALRRRELVRVACADVLCHAGALAPTPSRPDGTNRPAPGLADITEVGTALSDVTDATLAAALRAARASQPAPEGLRFAVIGMGRLGGYESNYLSDADVLFVYDPPADSSESAASAAAHAIAEELRRLLGVPAPDPPLGVDADLRPEGRQGPLVRSLAAYAQYYARWSRVWEAQALLRARFVCGDADLGAEFEAMIEPVRYPADGLTREQVVEIRRIKARVETERLPRGADPATHTKLGRGGLADVEWAVQLVQLRHAGAVPALRGTRTLDVLAAAERAGLIDPADAAEMAAGWSLAAQVRNALMLVRGRAGDQLPRHGVELAGVVRLLGRDDPGEFLDEYLRTGRRSRAAAQRVLEA, encoded by the coding sequence ATGAGCAGGCCGACGAGGGCGCCGGGCCGGCTCGCCCGCTACGGCTTCGGGGTCGCCGACGGCGACGGCGGAGCCCGGGCCGCCGACCTGCTCGGCCCGGACGGGTTGGGCCTCTGGCAGCCGGTCGAGCAGGAGCCGGTCGACGAGACGGCCGCGGAACTGCTCGCCGCGCTGTCCCGGGCCGCCGACCCGGATCTGGCGCTCCGCCAACTGCACCGCATCGTCGAGGCCGAAGGCCGTGCCCGCGCCGCCGGCACCGCCAGCGGCGGCACGACGGCCGGCACCGCGGCCGGCACGACCGCCGGCACCGCGGCCAGGACGACCGGCGGTACGAGCGCCGGCACCGCGGCCGGCACGACCGCCGGCACCGCGGCCGGCACGAGCGCCGGCACGATCGGCGGCTCCCGGCTGATCGCGGAGCTGCACGCCGATCCCGGGCTGCGGCGTCGACTGATCGCCGTCCTGGGCGCGTCGTCGGCGCTCGGTGATCATCTGGTGGCGAACCCGGAGCACTGTCTGGCGCTGCGCACCGCCCCGGACGGGCTCGCCCCGATCGCCGAGGGTCGACTGGAACCGGACGGCGACGGCAACCCCGTGGCGGTGCTGCGGACCGCGTACCGGCTGGCGTTGCTGCGGATCGCGGCGGCCGACCTCACCGGCGGCCGGGCGCTGGAGCAGACCATGGCGGCGCTGTCGGCGCTGGCCGACGCGACGCTGGCCGCGGCGTACGAGATCGCTGTCGACGAACTGGCGGAGGGCACCGAGCGGCCCCGGCTGGCAGTGGTGGCGATGGGCAAGTGCGGCGGCGGCGAACTGAACTACGTCTCCGACGTGGACGTGATCTTCGTGGCGGCCGAGGACGCCGACCTGCCCGCCGCGACAGTGGTGGCGGCCCGGCTGATCAACATCTGTGGACTTGTCGCGTGGCCGGTGGACGCCGCGCTGCGCCCCGAGGGCAACCGGGGCCCGCTGGTGCGCACCCTCGCCAGCCACCTGGCCTACTACCGGCGGTGGGCGCGCACCTGGGAGTTCCAGGCGCTGCTCAAGGCCCGTCCCGCCGCCGGTGACCTGCCGGTGGCCCAGGAGTGGATCGACCAGCTCGCGCCGCTGGTGTGGCGGGCCGCCGAACGACCCGAGGCGGTCGAGGACGTCCGTGCGATGCGCCGCCGGATCATCGACCACATTCCGCCCAAGGAGCTGGAGCGCGAGATCAAGCGCGGTCCCGGCGGGCTGCGCGACATCGAGTTCGCCGTCCAGCTCCTGCAACTCGTACACGGGCGCGGCGACGAGACGCTGCGACCGCCGGGCACCATCCCGGCGCTGCGCGCGCTTGTCGCCGGCGGCTACGTCGGCCGCGCCGACGGCGAGGCGCTGCTGCGCGGCTACCGCTTCCTGCGCACCGTCGAGCACCGCCTCCAGTTGCAGGGCCTGCGCCGTACGCACACCGTGCCCACCGAGCCGTCCGCGCTGCGCTGGCTGGCCGCCGCGCTGGGCTACACGGCCACGCCGGGGCGCAGCGCCGTGGAGAGCTTCCGGGCCGAGTGGGTCACCCACGCCACCGAGGTACGCCGACTGCACGCCAAGCTGCTCTACCGGCCGCTGCTGGAGTCGGTGGCCCGGGTGCCGGCCGACGGGCTGCGGCTCACCCCGGAGGCGGCCCGGCACCGGTTGGAGATCCTCGGGTTCGCCGACCCGGCAGGGGCGCTGCGTCACCTTCAGGCGCTCACCGGCGGGGTGAGCCGCACCGCGGCCATCCAGCGGACCCTGCTGCCGGTGCTGCTGAGCGAGTTCGCCGACGCGCCGGAGCCGGACCGGGGGCTACTCAACTACCGCAAGGTCTCCGACAAGCTGGGCAGCACACCCTGGTACCTGCGGCTGCTGCGCGACGGCGGTCCCGTCGCCCGGCGGCTGGCCCGGGTCCTGGCCCTCTCCCGGTACGTCGCCGACCTGCTCGCCCGCGACCCGGAGGCGCTGCGGCTGTTGGCCGAGGAGAACGAGCTGGCGCCACGCCCCCGCGAGATCCTCCGGGAGGGCTTCCTGGCGGCGGCGGCCCGACACACGGACCCGGTCGAGGCGACCCGCGCGGTGCGGGCGCTGCGCCGACGGGAACTGGTCCGGGTGGCGTGCGCCGACGTGCTCTGCCACGCGGGCGCGCTCGCCCCCACCCCGAGCCGGCCGGACGGCACGAACCGGCCGGCCCCGGGCCTGGCCGACATCACCGAGGTCGGTACGGCGCTCTCCGACGTCACCGACGCCACTCTCGCCGCCGCGCTGCGCGCCGCCCGGGCCAGCCAGCCGGCCCCGGAGGGGCTGCGGTTCGCGGTGATCGGGATGGGTCGGTTGGGCGGGTACGAGTCGAACTACCTCTCCGACGCCGACGTGCTCTTCGTCTACGACCCGCCCGCCGACAGCAGCGAGAGCGCCGCCAGCGCCGCCGCGCACGCGATCGCCGAGGAGTTGCGGCGACTGCTCGGGGTGCCCGCGCCCGATCCGCCGCTCGGCGTCGACGCCGACCTGCGTCCGGAGGGCCGGCAGGGTCCGCTGGTGCGCAGCCTCGCCGCGTACGCGCAGTACTACGCCCGCTGGTCGCGGGTGTGGGAGGCACAGGCGTTGCTGCGGGCACGGTTCGTCTGCGGCGACGCCGATCTGGGCGCCGAGTTCGAGGCGATGATCGAGCCGGTGCGCTACCCGGCGGACGGGCTGACCCGCGAGCAGGTAGTGGAGATCCGCCGGATCAAGGCCCGGGTGGAGACGGAGCGGCTGCCGCGCGGCGCCGACCCGGCGACCCACACCAAGCTGGGCCGGGGCGGGTTGGCCGACGTGGAGTGGGCGGTCCAGCTCGTCCAGCTCCGGCACGCGGGCGCGGTTCCGGCGCTGCGTGGCACGCGTACCCTCGATGTCCTCGCGGCGGCCGAGCGGGCCGGCCTGATCGACCCGGCGGACGCCGCGGAGATGGCCGCCGGCTGGTCCCTGGCCGCGCAGGTCCGCAACGCGCTGATGCTGGTCCGGGGTCGCGCCGGTGACCAACTGCCCCGGCACGGGGTGGAGCTGGCCGGGGTGGTCCGGCTGCTCGGCCGCGACGACCCGGGGGAGTTCCTCGACGAGTACCTGCGCACCGGCAGGCGCTCCCGCGCGGCCGCCCAGCGGGTGCTCGAAGCGTAG